The following coding sequences are from one Shewanella violacea DSS12 window:
- the rnd gene encoding ribonuclease D has protein sequence MLAFEYIEDDASLTALVSQYRQSDLLVLDTEFVRTRTYYANLGLIQAYDGKTLALIDPVAINNLSEFWSLLTEPGITTVLHSCSEDLEVFARNGACQPYNLFDSQIAAALCGFGHGLGYAKLVEQTLDISLDKGESRTDWMKRPLSEAQLNYAANDVYYLYNLYPQLLEKLQEQGRLAWLFEEGERMTSGRLTPPDLEQAYLKVKNAFQLSPKQLAYLKVLARWRLNKAITRNLAVGFVVKDHALIGLAKKQPQNSQDLYKMIELTEQEKRIHGKDLLALLKTADVENPPKAIDVIALRTGYKTSFKTIKNCLVTLAEEQKVPIELLGSKRYIHGYLHWLWDDKTGEPPLLLTGWRKGLVETALAELQL, from the coding sequence TTGTTAGCGTTTGAATACATAGAGGACGATGCGAGCTTAACAGCACTCGTATCGCAATATCGACAAAGTGATCTATTGGTATTGGATACCGAGTTTGTTCGCACCCGCACCTATTATGCCAATCTAGGGTTAATACAGGCCTATGATGGCAAGACGTTAGCTTTGATAGACCCGGTTGCTATCAATAATTTATCTGAATTTTGGAGTTTATTGACTGAGCCTGGTATTACCACAGTGCTGCACTCATGCAGTGAGGATCTTGAGGTCTTCGCTCGCAACGGTGCCTGTCAGCCTTATAATCTGTTTGACAGCCAGATCGCCGCGGCTCTTTGTGGCTTCGGCCATGGACTCGGTTACGCTAAGTTGGTTGAGCAGACGTTGGATATCAGTTTAGATAAAGGCGAGTCGCGCACCGATTGGATGAAGCGTCCTTTGAGTGAAGCTCAGCTTAATTATGCCGCTAACGACGTCTATTATCTTTACAATCTCTATCCTCAGTTACTCGAAAAATTACAAGAGCAGGGACGTTTAGCCTGGCTATTTGAGGAGGGTGAGCGTATGACCAGTGGTCGATTGACGCCACCGGATCTTGAGCAAGCCTATCTTAAAGTTAAGAATGCCTTTCAGTTGAGCCCAAAACAGTTGGCTTATCTTAAAGTACTTGCTCGATGGCGCTTGAATAAAGCCATTACACGCAATCTCGCTGTAGGCTTTGTGGTTAAAGATCATGCCTTAATAGGCCTAGCCAAGAAACAGCCGCAAAATAGCCAAGACCTGTATAAGATGATTGAGCTAACCGAGCAGGAAAAGCGAATTCATGGCAAAGATCTTTTGGCCTTATTGAAGACTGCCGATGTGGAAAATCCACCCAAAGCAATCGATGTTATTGCCTTAAGAACTGGCTATAAAACGTCATTTAAGACCATTAAGAACTGTCTTGTTACCTTAGCCGAAGAGCAAAAGGTTCCTATCGAACTCTTGGGCTCTAAGCGCTACATTCACGGCTATTTACACTGGCTATGGGACGATAAGACAGGTGAGCCACCCTTGTTATTGACGGGCTGGCGTAAAGGCTTAGTTGAGACAGCATTGGCTGAGCTACAGCTTTAA
- the fadD gene encoding long-chain-fatty-acid--CoA ligase FadD: protein MEQIWIDNLPDDVPSEIDVEEYGSLVDMFETSVSKFADQPAFVNMGATLTYRKLEERSRAFAAYLQNELKLEKGDRVAIMMPNLLQYPIVLFGVLRAGMVVVNVNPLYTPRELKHQLNDSGAKAVVVVSNFAHTLEKVVEQTQVESVILTGLGDLLSAPKRTLVNFVVKYIKKMVPKYDLPHAISMRKTLSKGRRLQYVKPKLSRDDLAFLQYTGGTTGVSKGAMLSHGNVVSNLLQANAAYSPMLNEGKEFVVTALPLYHIFALTVNCLLFMHKGANNLLITNPRDLPAFIGELKKHPYTAITGVNTLFNALVNSEEFKQLDFSNLKLSIGGGMAVQRAVAEKWQNITKTKLLEGYGLTEASPLVTCCPYNLAGYNGAIGFPVAMTDIQVRDDDGKVLAQGETGELFAKGPQIMLGYWQRPEETASVIDEQGYLATGDIGYMDEQGYFYIVDRKKDMILVSGFNVFPNEVEEVVAMHPSVIEVAAVGVPNANSGEKVKVFVVLSDKSLSERDIIDHCRLHLTGYKVPKLVEFRDELPKSNVGKILRRELRDEVKSA, encoded by the coding sequence GTGGAACAGATTTGGATTGATAATTTACCGGATGATGTACCCTCTGAGATAGATGTTGAGGAGTATGGATCCCTTGTCGATATGTTTGAGACCTCAGTATCGAAATTTGCCGACCAGCCTGCTTTCGTCAACATGGGCGCAACGTTAACCTATCGTAAGTTAGAAGAGCGCAGTCGTGCTTTCGCCGCTTATCTTCAGAACGAGCTTAAGCTGGAGAAGGGCGATAGGGTTGCCATCATGATGCCGAATCTATTGCAATACCCTATAGTCCTGTTTGGTGTGTTACGTGCCGGCATGGTGGTGGTCAATGTTAATCCCCTCTATACGCCAAGAGAATTGAAGCATCAGCTTAACGATTCTGGGGCTAAGGCCGTAGTCGTTGTCTCTAACTTCGCTCATACCTTAGAAAAAGTTGTTGAGCAGACCCAGGTCGAGAGTGTTATTTTAACCGGACTCGGTGATCTTCTCAGTGCGCCTAAACGCACCCTAGTCAATTTTGTTGTCAAATATATCAAGAAGATGGTGCCAAAATACGATCTTCCTCATGCTATTTCCATGAGAAAAACCTTGAGCAAGGGGCGTCGTTTACAATATGTGAAGCCTAAATTGTCTAGAGATGATCTGGCTTTCCTGCAATACACAGGTGGTACAACAGGGGTTTCTAAGGGCGCCATGTTGAGCCATGGTAACGTAGTCAGTAACTTGCTTCAGGCCAATGCGGCGTATTCACCTATGCTCAATGAAGGCAAAGAGTTTGTCGTCACTGCGCTGCCGCTTTATCATATTTTTGCCTTAACGGTGAACTGTCTGTTGTTTATGCATAAAGGTGCGAATAACCTACTCATCACCAATCCCAGAGATCTACCCGCTTTTATAGGTGAGCTGAAGAAGCATCCCTATACCGCAATCACAGGGGTAAACACCCTGTTTAATGCCCTGGTTAATTCGGAAGAGTTTAAACAACTGGATTTTTCAAACCTTAAGTTATCTATCGGTGGTGGTATGGCCGTGCAGCGCGCAGTCGCTGAGAAATGGCAGAATATCACTAAGACAAAATTATTAGAGGGTTACGGCTTAACCGAAGCTTCGCCTCTCGTAACATGTTGTCCCTATAACTTGGCAGGTTATAACGGTGCCATAGGTTTCCCCGTCGCTATGACAGACATTCAGGTCCGTGATGATGACGGCAAGGTCTTAGCCCAGGGAGAGACGGGAGAGCTGTTTGCTAAGGGGCCGCAAATCATGTTGGGCTATTGGCAGCGCCCAGAGGAAACCGCCTCAGTCATAGATGAACAGGGTTATCTGGCTACAGGTGATATCGGCTATATGGATGAGCAAGGCTATTTCTATATTGTCGATCGTAAGAAAGACATGATTTTGGTGTCTGGCTTTAATGTATTTCCCAACGAAGTCGAAGAAGTTGTCGCCATGCATCCTAGTGTGATTGAAGTGGCTGCTGTGGGTGTACCAAATGCCAATTCGGGTGAGAAGGTGAAGGTGTTTGTGGTCCTAAGTGATAAATCTTTAAGCGAACGAGATATCATCGACCATTGCCGACTGCATTTAACGGGATATAAAGTACCTAAGCTGGTAGAATTCAGAGATGAGCTACCGAAAAGCAACGTAGGTAAGATCTTACGTAGAGAGCTAAGAGATGAGGTCAAGTCAGCTTAA
- a CDS encoding alpha/beta fold hydrolase, whose protein sequence is MRHAWDGENEVEIQLPHIRLSGRRWGSSDKPLLLALHGWLDNANSFEPLARLLPQFQILAIDWPGHGYSDHRPGLYPLHWIDYLYDLELLINKLKEENVLEGIIGHSLGGIVAAAYTAAFPERVEKLILLEAISPLYESASKNNLRLRNSFASHLRMLNKSSKSPAIYDSIELAVKARARLTGLDESWCRLIVDRNMQQEGAGVSWRSDPRLKLDSPFRLSFEQVDALMTDHGTDTLLITAESGYKQINSLLPKAELWFNQLSCVQLAGDHHLHMGNASGVADSILAFMSEGKKMG, encoded by the coding sequence ATGCGGCATGCTTGGGATGGGGAAAATGAAGTCGAGATTCAGTTACCTCATATACGTTTATCCGGACGTCGTTGGGGAAGCTCAGATAAACCCTTATTATTAGCCCTGCATGGCTGGTTAGATAATGCCAATAGCTTCGAGCCTCTGGCTCGGCTCTTACCCCAATTCCAGATCTTGGCTATCGATTGGCCAGGCCATGGTTATTCGGACCATAGACCTGGGTTATACCCATTACATTGGATAGATTACCTCTATGATCTGGAGCTGTTAATTAACAAGCTCAAGGAAGAAAACGTACTCGAAGGTATTATAGGCCACTCATTAGGTGGCATAGTCGCCGCAGCATACACAGCAGCTTTTCCTGAACGAGTGGAAAAGCTGATACTGCTGGAGGCTATTAGCCCATTATACGAGTCTGCCTCTAAGAATAATCTAAGATTAAGAAACAGCTTCGCCAGTCATCTTCGTATGCTCAATAAGAGCAGTAAATCTCCGGCCATATATGACTCGATTGAACTCGCGGTTAAGGCCAGAGCGAGACTCACTGGGCTCGATGAGTCTTGGTGTCGATTAATCGTCGATAGGAATATGCAGCAAGAGGGTGCTGGTGTTAGCTGGCGTAGTGATCCCAGGCTAAAATTGGACTCTCCATTTAGGTTGAGTTTCGAGCAGGTCGACGCCTTAATGACAGATCACGGCACAGATACACTGCTTATTACGGCCGAATCAGGTTATAAGCAGATCAATAGTTTGTTGCCTAAGGCCGAACTCTGGTTCAATCAATTATCTTGTGTGCAGTTAGCCGGCGACCATCACCTGCATATGGGAAATGCCAGCGGGGTAGCAGATTCAATTCTTGCCTTTATGTCTGAAGGCAAGAAAATGGGATAA
- a CDS encoding class I SAM-dependent methyltransferase: MRNNMFVAGMFVGATLSFNALAHSDGHETSGLQQVVDSDFRQDKNASRDGFRHPLETLTFFDINPSDTVIELWPGGGWYAEILAPYLADDGQYVAGNFDANPADVKQREGYKAKAGKRFETWLEDNRTQLGKATTVTFDPPAHYKLGSDASVDVVLTFRNLHNWAMKGQLQPVFESAFRVLKSGGTFGVVEHRSKAGMDAKTGYMDEDKVIALAEKVGFSLVAKSEINANNKDTKDHPQGVWTLPPSLALEDLDKEKYLDIGESDRMTLKFIKNSQ, from the coding sequence ATGAGAAATAACATGTTTGTGGCAGGTATGTTCGTCGGAGCCACACTGAGTTTTAATGCCTTAGCCCATTCTGATGGCCATGAAACTAGCGGTTTACAGCAAGTGGTTGACAGTGATTTTAGACAGGATAAAAACGCCAGTCGAGATGGCTTTCGCCATCCGTTAGAGACCTTAACGTTTTTTGATATTAATCCAAGTGATACTGTTATCGAGCTTTGGCCTGGTGGAGGTTGGTATGCTGAGATATTAGCCCCTTATTTGGCTGATGATGGCCAGTATGTTGCTGGCAACTTCGATGCTAATCCTGCCGATGTGAAGCAGCGTGAAGGTTATAAGGCTAAAGCGGGTAAGCGGTTTGAAACCTGGCTAGAAGATAATCGTACTCAGCTTGGTAAAGCAACTACAGTGACGTTCGATCCGCCAGCACATTATAAACTTGGTAGTGATGCCAGTGTCGATGTGGTGCTGACATTTAGGAACTTACATAACTGGGCAATGAAAGGCCAATTACAGCCAGTATTTGAATCAGCCTTTAGAGTGCTAAAATCAGGTGGGACTTTTGGCGTAGTTGAACACAGATCCAAGGCTGGCATGGATGCTAAAACGGGTTATATGGATGAAGATAAAGTCATCGCATTAGCCGAAAAAGTGGGCTTTAGTTTAGTGGCTAAGTCGGAGATTAATGCCAACAATAAAGACACCAAAGATCACCCTCAAGGTGTGTGGACCTTGCCGCCAAGTCTGGCCTTAGAAGATCTTGATAAAGAAAAATACTTAGACATAGGTGAGAGTGATCGCATGACACTAAAATTTATTAAAAACAGTCAATAA
- a CDS encoding M50 family metallopeptidase, giving the protein MHNQPSTLDNQLNLAVTGAPSRGRFLVELLIALLITRLPFISVPFKWLESYFHELSHGLATLLTGGAVSHIQLFPNGAGLCFSQGGWSVVIGFSGYFGAALWGYLIFILATWPRGIRVSFALLGGAVILTTLLWGRDLLTICILASLAVLFLLPLKLNKNRYMGSGLRVMALMIMLNALASPTVLLGLNGKGDAAMLASATWIPAWIWVFIWLAFSALMIFLCWQRVDRAASKTSQPI; this is encoded by the coding sequence ATGCATAATCAGCCCAGCACACTGGATAATCAGCTAAACCTAGCTGTCACTGGCGCCCCAAGTCGGGGACGATTTTTAGTCGAACTATTAATCGCCTTGCTCATCACACGCCTACCTTTCATCAGTGTTCCTTTTAAATGGCTCGAGAGCTATTTTCATGAATTATCCCATGGTCTGGCCACTTTATTAACCGGTGGCGCAGTCAGTCATATACAGCTGTTTCCTAACGGTGCAGGTTTGTGTTTCAGCCAAGGCGGCTGGTCTGTTGTCATAGGGTTCAGCGGTTATTTTGGTGCGGCCCTCTGGGGCTATCTAATCTTTATTCTAGCGACTTGGCCCAGAGGCATAAGAGTGAGCTTCGCCCTATTAGGGGGCGCAGTCATATTGACCACCTTATTATGGGGACGGGATCTGCTGACTATCTGCATTTTGGCCAGTCTAGCCGTGCTTTTCCTTCTGCCACTTAAATTAAATAAAAACCGCTATATGGGCAGTGGCCTTAGGGTCATGGCGCTGATGATCATGCTAAATGCTCTCGCAAGTCCCACCGTCTTACTCGGTCTCAATGGCAAAGGTGATGCGGCCATGTTGGCCAGTGCCACTTGGATCCCAGCCTGGATCTGGGTATTTATCTGGTTAGCCTTCAGCGCCCTGATGATCTTTCTTTGTTGGCAGCGTGTCGATAGGGCCGCATCTAAGACGTCACAACCGATTTAA
- the tsaB gene encoding tRNA (adenosine(37)-N6)-threonylcarbamoyltransferase complex dimerization subunit type 1 TsaB, whose protein sequence is MTDIQKTSDELTILSLDTCTESCSASLVVNGKTYHELAVVPREHSQRILPMVDSVLSQANIKISAVDLIAYGRGPGSFTGIRICTSMTQGLALGQDIPVIGLSSLQTMAQAVYEDQGGEQIVAAIDARMGEVYWCQFVVKDGIAEPVSSEVVIAPDLVTLAPDTQGAILATGTGFDTYPQLLELSNELVSADNIKFPDAKSMLALAKQGYTQGLSTSVDELAPVYVRDTVTWKKLPGRE, encoded by the coding sequence ATGACAGATATACAGAAAACTTCCGATGAACTCACCATACTTTCACTTGATACCTGCACCGAGTCTTGCTCGGCGTCTCTGGTGGTTAACGGTAAGACATATCATGAATTGGCGGTTGTGCCACGTGAACATAGCCAGCGTATATTGCCCATGGTCGATAGTGTCTTATCCCAAGCAAATATCAAGATTTCTGCTGTGGATCTTATCGCCTATGGCCGCGGGCCAGGCAGTTTTACCGGGATCCGTATTTGTACCAGCATGACCCAAGGACTGGCCTTAGGGCAAGATATCCCGGTTATAGGTTTATCTAGTTTACAGACCATGGCACAAGCCGTGTATGAGGACCAAGGTGGCGAGCAAATTGTCGCCGCCATAGATGCCAGGATGGGTGAGGTGTATTGGTGTCAGTTCGTGGTTAAAGACGGCATTGCGGAGCCCGTTAGCTCTGAGGTGGTGATAGCGCCGGATTTAGTGACCTTAGCGCCAGATACCCAAGGTGCTATCCTTGCTACTGGTACCGGATTCGATACTTATCCGCAACTGCTTGAACTCTCAAATGAATTAGTGTCTGCCGATAACATCAAGTTTCCCGATGCTAAATCTATGTTAGCGTTAGCAAAACAGGGTTATACTCAAGGATTATCGACCTCAGTCGATGAACTTGCACCTGTGTATGTTCGAGACACGGTAACCTGGAAAAAATTACCGGGACGTGAGTAG
- a CDS encoding GMP synthase gives MIIGILQCDDVTEELQQSYGNYPQMFTQLFAALEKDLKFNVYCVTEGQYPLSIHECDAYILTGSRFGVNDVHEWISKLEGFVLELYQANKKLIGICFGHQMIVKALGGVVETSSKGWGLGVSTTQVKVVQQWMHQGQNEISLVVSHQDQVKLLPQGSKILASSDFCPFYMIQINGHFLGIQGHPEFSKDYSYDFMQAKRASIPRKCIQAGIASLASNIDDRLVARWLINFIKQAI, from the coding sequence ATGATAATTGGCATATTGCAATGTGATGATGTGACAGAAGAATTGCAGCAGAGCTATGGCAATTATCCTCAAATGTTTACTCAGTTATTTGCGGCGCTAGAGAAAGACCTTAAATTTAATGTGTATTGTGTGACTGAGGGGCAATATCCCCTGTCTATCCATGAATGTGATGCCTATATCCTTACCGGTAGCCGTTTTGGAGTCAATGATGTTCATGAATGGATTAGCAAACTAGAAGGCTTCGTTCTCGAGTTATACCAAGCTAATAAAAAATTAATCGGCATCTGTTTCGGCCATCAAATGATAGTGAAGGCCTTAGGCGGTGTGGTTGAGACCTCATCGAAAGGCTGGGGGTTAGGTGTCAGTACCACACAGGTTAAGGTAGTGCAGCAATGGATGCACCAAGGTCAAAATGAAATATCTTTGGTGGTGAGTCATCAAGATCAAGTGAAGCTGTTGCCGCAAGGCTCGAAGATTTTAGCATCCAGTGACTTTTGTCCTTTCTACATGATACAAATTAATGGGCACTTTTTAGGGATTCAGGGCCATCCAGAGTTCAGTAAGGATTATTCATATGATTTTATGCAGGCTAAGAGAGCGAGTATCCCCAGGAAGTGCATCCAAGCTGGTATAGCCTCGCTGGCATCGAACATCGACGATAGATTAGTGGCCCGCTGGTTAATCAATTTTATCAAACAAGCTATATAG
- a CDS encoding NAD(P)/FAD-dependent oxidoreductase: MKSSYPKIVIVGGGAGGLELATQLGHRLGKKNRAQIVLVDKNRTHIWKPLLHEVATGSLDSSLDGVVYSAHAAKHGYQFQLGTFFDLDAENKLIKVAPITDDMGKLLLPERQIKYDKLVIAVGSVSNDFNTPGVRENCFFLDSHQQANRFHHALLDSFTRVHQSESINELNIAIVGGGATGVELSAELYHVTELLKIYGLSKMTKEKLNIHLIEAGPRILPALPERIATSARRELSKLGVNVMENTRISEANAAGFVTAEGKLIEANLMLWAAGVKAPDFIKNIDIFELNRANQIMVKANLLSTTNDDIYVIGDCCACQQADGSFVPPRAQSAHQMAQCVEKNILHELKGKPLDSYVYVDHGSLVNLSQFSTVGSLMGNLTKNSMFIEGKLARLVYISLYRMHQQAIHGTLKTMTLWLAEKVMRVVRPRMKLH; this comes from the coding sequence ATGAAGTCATCATATCCAAAAATTGTCATTGTGGGTGGTGGAGCCGGTGGATTAGAGCTTGCGACTCAATTAGGCCATCGACTTGGCAAGAAGAATCGCGCCCAAATAGTGCTGGTCGATAAAAACAGAACCCATATCTGGAAACCTCTGCTCCATGAAGTCGCCACAGGCTCTCTCGATTCGTCTCTCGATGGCGTCGTTTACTCGGCTCATGCGGCTAAGCATGGTTATCAATTTCAACTCGGCACCTTTTTCGATCTCGATGCCGAGAATAAATTGATTAAGGTCGCCCCAATCACAGATGACATGGGTAAGCTTCTCTTGCCTGAGCGTCAAATTAAATATGACAAATTAGTCATAGCAGTCGGTAGTGTAAGCAATGACTTCAATACTCCAGGAGTGAGAGAAAATTGCTTCTTCCTCGACTCTCACCAACAGGCAAATCGGTTTCACCATGCGCTCTTAGACAGCTTTACTCGTGTGCATCAATCTGAGTCCATCAATGAACTCAATATCGCTATCGTTGGCGGCGGAGCAACAGGAGTCGAGCTGTCGGCAGAGCTGTATCATGTGACTGAATTATTGAAGATCTATGGCCTGAGTAAGATGACCAAAGAGAAACTTAATATTCATCTGATTGAAGCTGGACCACGCATTCTTCCCGCACTCCCCGAACGTATAGCCACCTCTGCAAGGCGTGAACTGAGCAAGCTGGGGGTAAATGTGATGGAAAACACCCGCATCAGTGAAGCAAACGCAGCTGGATTTGTCACTGCCGAAGGTAAGCTAATCGAAGCGAACCTCATGCTATGGGCTGCCGGGGTTAAAGCCCCAGATTTTATCAAAAACATCGATATTTTTGAGTTAAATAGGGCTAACCAGATCATGGTAAAGGCTAACTTACTCAGCACCACCAATGATGATATCTATGTCATAGGCGATTGCTGTGCCTGTCAACAAGCCGATGGTAGCTTCGTGCCCCCAAGAGCGCAATCGGCTCATCAGATGGCACAGTGCGTCGAAAAAAATATTCTTCATGAACTCAAGGGCAAGCCACTGGACTCTTATGTCTATGTGGATCATGGTTCTCTGGTCAACCTGTCCCAATTCAGCACTGTCGGTAGCCTGATGGGCAATTTAACCAAAAACAGCATGTTTATCGAAGGAAAGCTCGCTCGCTTGGTCTATATATCTCTTTATCGTATGCATCAACAAGCCATACATGGGACCTTGAAGACCATGACTCTCTGGCTGGCGGAAAAAGTGATGCGCGTCGTTAGACCACGGATGAAGTTGCACTAA
- a CDS encoding ATP-dependent DNA helicase — MNVLTNKSSQRLHIDSQQAFDDGGVLSKHIRAYRPRLVQKQMAAAVSTAIIEKTNLVIEAGTGVGKTFAYLIPALLSGKQIIVSTGSKNLQEQLFFKDLPALLEMLDLSPKVALLKGRSNYLCQDLLDKQLEGCDSLDPKVLDDLLRINQWAGQTRDGDFGGLTSVSENADALTLIASSREKCSGKQCPHHDVCFTRKARVRAMDAKVIVVNHHLFFADRVLKDTGFADLLPDSDVVIFDEAHLLPDIAVTYFGQQISTRSLNELLNHVLEIYRLELRDSPQLQTLTTLCISQLQDWHNQVFDSGESDWRVLMGNRDLSGHSWSLLQELESLLSLLANHQGRSQALDDVQEKLNVLTNKLTVFFQCENAQAAYSVDFGHRYCILRISPINVARECRNLFDSQTAWVFTSATLQINQDLSLFTKGLGIDKSQQIILDSPFDYRAHALLCVPRHLSKVSNHEAAVSDLVDVAVKAINAAKGRTFILFTSHRMMNAVAVRLQSHIHYPLLLQGQGSKQNLMKKFRQLGNAVLLGTGAFWEGVDVRGRLLSCVIIDKLPFVSPNDTLYKARAESVSRDGRDPFTSISLPQAVISLNQGVGRLIRDERDRGVLILCDNRIVNREYGQAFLNSLPPMSRTRDMDKVVDFLQQIK, encoded by the coding sequence GTGAACGTCTTAACAAACAAAAGTAGCCAGAGACTGCACATCGATAGCCAACAAGCTTTCGATGATGGTGGCGTATTGTCCAAACATATTAGGGCTTATCGGCCTAGATTGGTGCAAAAGCAGATGGCTGCAGCGGTCAGTACAGCCATCATTGAAAAGACCAATCTCGTCATAGAAGCGGGTACAGGTGTGGGGAAGACCTTCGCCTATCTGATCCCAGCGCTTTTGAGCGGTAAACAGATTATCGTGAGTACTGGCAGTAAGAATCTGCAGGAACAGTTATTTTTTAAAGATCTCCCGGCCTTGCTGGAAATGTTAGACCTCTCTCCTAAAGTGGCACTGTTAAAAGGCCGCAGTAATTATCTCTGCCAAGACTTGTTAGATAAGCAGCTCGAAGGCTGTGACTCACTGGATCCTAAGGTGTTAGACGACCTGCTTAGAATCAATCAGTGGGCGGGTCAGACACGAGATGGTGATTTTGGTGGATTAACATCTGTGTCTGAGAATGCCGATGCATTAACGCTTATCGCCAGTAGCCGTGAAAAATGTTCCGGTAAACAATGCCCCCATCATGATGTTTGTTTTACCCGCAAGGCACGCGTTCGAGCCATGGATGCTAAAGTCATAGTGGTCAATCATCACCTGTTCTTTGCCGATAGAGTGCTTAAAGATACCGGTTTTGCCGACTTGTTACCCGACTCAGATGTGGTGATATTTGATGAGGCTCATCTATTGCCCGATATTGCCGTTACCTATTTTGGTCAACAGATCTCAACCAGGAGCCTCAATGAGTTACTCAATCATGTCCTGGAGATCTATCGCCTGGAATTAAGGGACTCGCCGCAACTTCAAACCTTGACGACTCTGTGTATCAGCCAATTGCAAGACTGGCATAATCAGGTGTTCGATAGTGGCGAATCAGACTGGCGTGTCTTGATGGGCAACAGAGACTTGTCCGGACACTCCTGGAGTCTGTTACAAGAACTTGAGTCACTGCTGTCCTTGCTTGCTAATCATCAGGGGCGAAGCCAAGCGTTAGATGATGTGCAAGAAAAACTCAATGTGTTGACGAATAAGTTGACCGTCTTTTTCCAGTGTGAAAATGCTCAAGCGGCCTATAGCGTCGATTTCGGTCACAGGTACTGTATTCTGAGGATCTCGCCGATCAACGTTGCCAGAGAGTGCCGTAACCTTTTCGATAGTCAAACGGCTTGGGTTTTTACGTCGGCGACATTACAGATTAATCAAGACTTGAGCCTGTTTACTAAGGGGCTTGGCATAGATAAAAGCCAGCAGATAATTTTAGACAGCCCCTTCGATTATCGAGCTCATGCCTTACTATGTGTGCCGCGTCACCTGTCTAAGGTGAGTAATCATGAGGCGGCGGTGAGCGATTTAGTCGATGTTGCAGTGAAAGCCATCAATGCGGCTAAAGGCCGAACTTTCATCTTGTTCACCAGCCATAGGATGATGAACGCCGTGGCAGTCAGGCTGCAAAGCCATATTCATTATCCCTTGTTGCTTCAAGGACAGGGCAGTAAACAGAACCTGATGAAGAAGTTTAGGCAACTTGGTAATGCTGTTTTACTGGGTACAGGTGCGTTCTGGGAAGGAGTCGATGTGCGTGGCAGACTGCTCAGCTGTGTCATCATAGACAAGCTGCCTTTTGTGTCACCCAATGATACCTTGTACAAAGCCAGAGCCGAGAGCGTTTCTAGGGATGGACGAGACCCTTTTACCAGTATCTCCCTGCCTCAAGCGGTCATCTCATTGAATCAAGGCGTCGGCCGTTTGATCCGAGATGAAAGAGACAGGGGAGTATTGATCTTGTGTGATAACCGTATTGTTAATCGTGAGTATGGTCAGGCATTTCTGAACTCACTTCCCCCTATGAGTCGTACACGAGACATGGACAAGGTGGTGGATTTTTTACAACAGATTAAATAG